Genomic segment of Capra hircus breed San Clemente unplaced genomic scaffold, ASM170441v1, whole genome shotgun sequence:
TGCAAGGAGCGTGCTGGAGAAGCGCcaagtgccaaacaggagacgcgaTCCACGATGCCGTGAGCACCACCACCGGCACCACCAGCACCGACACGAAGGCCACGGGGAGAAAGGCGAGCCAACTAGTGCCAAAGAAAcctctccaccagcagtgcaccggGGCCTAGGTGGAGATTCGTCACGCAGCGTTCATTTCTGGAAGCAAAGGTCCTCCCCGCCCTGAGGAAAGACCCGAGCCTACCCTAGATTGGGATAGCAAGCCAACTGGACTTCCGACTCTGCCCGTCCTGCCTGGCAGTCAGTTGTCCCTTCCAGCTGGGCCCCGGACAAACGCCGCTGGACTCGACGCGGCCGGCCTCCAAAGTGCCTGGGGCGGTGGGGAAACTCTCCTCCCCTAGctgctttctccactgcctcATGATTCCCGTGACCCGGTGGAGGGGGCCCTGAGGACCTTTATCGATcacctcttgtgttttatttctgtttcttggctgacggctgcgaaccccaaaccctccagcaaagggcagaccGGGAATGTGCGGTTTAACATCTCAGACCTCGAGGGACAACTCTGGCTGCTGACTGCGCCAGTCGGCGTGGCAAGGAACAGAGAACGTTCCGATGGCTCGTTTCCCCCGCATGCTCACCTACAGCGCACCATGCCCTCCACacgtggagaggaaaaagaatgatgagcagTATCTTCCCCCAAGAACACGAACAAGCGTGCCCCGCGCGAGGACGTGGAGCCACCCACAGCCCTccctcatcatcaccacccatcctcctccgccccatcgtctccaatggacttactgcttgccccacccaccccctctgaagaagagggagaaggagaaggagaaaaaggagaagaatggcgACTGGAGCGGCGTggcagagggagtgggaaggtggccttacgctgggggaaatccgtgcaaaagcgagaaagatactggctgatctcgcttctctgtgccatgggaaggaggcaagaggacagcaagggtgtgagtaCCTGGACGATAAAGCACAAAGTGGTAGggtcctgggatgggatggggaagcgggaggtgggaggggtgcaaGAGGCTAAGGAAGAAAGCGGGGTCAGGGCCGTTCTTTCCTAGTAAGTATCCACGGATCAAGGCTTCAGCTATgtatgggaaacccatggaccgtGAAACCCCCATCGTCCTGGAAGGTGAGCATAATGTCCAGGACGggagagcaaacaaacacaccTGTCCCACACCGAGAAGGAAAGCAACAGTCATCCTCTTCCAGGAGGGAAACCTTTCTTATACCTTGACTTATAGCGCGTTTTAAGCCCTGGAATTGGAAAGACGACTGTATGAGtcaactattgtatataaaatagggaaagagaataaaagcaacaaaaaaataacaaaatgaacacaaaataaaaaaaaaataaaaaaaaggaaaagcaaaaaaaaaaaaacaaaccccacaaAAAACCGCTCgaaacccccccccaaaaaaaacaaaacaaagaaagcaacgacaacaacaacaaccaccactatcaaaacaaatggaagaaggaaaaggaagggcaaaAGGCAACGGAGACATAAAAAGAGCTGAAGCAAGGAATCCAAAGTTGCAGCAAGCCTATGCCTTTTGGAATGAGCTCGCTTTGGGGCTTGACCAACGGCCCTGAAGGGAGAAAAGCATATGTGCCCCTCTCTCGGCATCTTTTGGTGCCAGGACCCTGAACGCTAGGAGAGTGTCCAGTGAGAAAGCATAGAAATTGGAGCGGACCTCACTGGAGAGCAAAGTTGAGGCAAGGGTTTCTTGTTGTCTGGGGAGGggttgtcctcaggcaggggtctggggaggggagaccccTAAAGGGGAGAGGGTAGGGGGGCAGACCTATGTTTGCACAAGTGTGTTAGGACGTGAATGGTGAGCCCACGGCATTCCTCTGCAGCCCGCATTTGTGTGCTGAACTTGGAAGGCCCGCAGTGACTCTCTAGCGGGCAAGGCTGGAAGGCCCAATGGCCCCGAATCATTTGCATCCGGAGCCCTTTGGTCCAGGGGGCCAGGTCGGAAGTGCGTGCGGGGCTTCGTCAAGGGGAATTCCCCGAGAAAAGTGTCGGTGGTTGGATGGCgggagtgggagtgggcaggCCCTCGGCCGCCTCAGCGAATGAGGAGCTTGCACGTGCGGGGGTGGGGCCGTGGGAAAGCCCCCAGAGGAccgagggggcggggccaagGCCCTTTTTGGAGACGACGGTGTGAGGGAAGGAGGCATCGGCGTGCAGCTGCAGGTAGGAGATGGAAACCCTCGTGGGCCTTGTTTGCAGAGCCCCGGGGGCTGCTTCTGAGCACGGGGGAGGTGCGTGTCCGGCTCCCTTCAACGTCTTAGCCGGAGGGCGAGGTTGTCGGGCCAGCGCCGCTGGTGCGGATGCCCTTCGGGGACCCTCTGTCCCTGAGGGGCCGTCGCCGGCAGTCGGGCGCCCCCAGCGGGGTGACTTGGCTCCTGGGTCAGCGGGGCTGGCGCCTGGCCAGAAAGTCGCCCTGAGTTGGAGGGGGCCGTGGGGGGTGGGCGCTGGGCTTCAGAATCTGGGGAACACCTGCTACGTGAACGCGGCGCTGCAGTGTCTGAGCCACACGCCGCCCCTGGCCAGCTGGCTGGTGTCCCGGCAGCACGCCACCCTCTGTCCGGCCGGCAGCTCCTGCACGCTCTGTGCCATGCGAGCTCACGTGACCCGAGCCCTCCTTCACGCGGGAGAGGTGATCCGGCCCCGCAAGGACCTGCTGGCGGGCTTCCACAGACACCAGCAGGAAGATGCCCACGAGTTTCTGATGTTCACTCTGAATGGCATGCAGCAAGGGTGCCTGAGTGCATCCCAGCCGTCGGGCCACGCCTCCGAGGACACCAGCGTCGTCCGTCAGATCTTCGGCGGGACGTGGAGGTCTCGGATCCAGTGTCTCCACTGCCTCGGTGTCTCGGACACGTTCGACCCTCATCTGGACGTCAGCCTGGATATCACGGCGGCTCAGAGTgtggagcaagctctgagagagctgGTCAAGCCCGAGAAGCTGGAGGCGGAAAATGCCTATGACTGTGGCGTTTGTCTCCGGAAGGTGCCTGCCACCAAGAGGTTGACTTTGCACAGCACGTCCCAGGTCCTGGTGCTGGTGCTGAAGCGGTTCACACAGCTGAGCGGGGCCAAAAGGGCTCAGGAGGTGCGCTATCCCCAGCGCCTGGACGTGCAGCCCTACACGTctgaggggaaggcagggccaCTGGGCTACGTGCTCTATGCCGTGCTGGTGCACTCCGGGTGGAGCTGTGAGCGAGGACACTACTTTTGTTACGTCCGAGCCGGCAACGGCCAATGGTATAAGATGGACGATGCCAAGGTGACCGCCTGTGACGAGACTGCTGCCCTGAGCCAGAGCGCCTACGTCCTGTTCTACGCCCGGGAGGGTGCGTGGGAAGGgggcgctgggggaggggcagcggccCCCCTCGGGGCTGACCCCGCAGACCCCGGGCAGCCTGCAGGAGACGCCAGCGGCAGAGCTCCTGGGTCGCAGGAGTCCCCGGGGGACACAGAGGCCGAAGGGATGAGCTTAGAGCAGTGGAGACGCCTGCAAGAACACAACCGACCGAAGCCGGCCTTGGAGCTGCGCAagatccaggctgccctgcctgccgGCGCAGTCGTGATTCACCGGTCCAGACCCGGAGGAGGGAGAaaccgcccgccgcccgcgccgcccGCACAGGAGCACCACCGGCTCGACCGGCCCAGCACGGACACCCCGCCTCCGGGGCCGACGGACGTCGGCCACGGCCCTTGTGCCAGCGGGAGGGCCAGAGCGACCAAGGGGAGGAACAAGAAGCCgcggccatctctggggctgtggcGGTAGGCCGGCTCTGATGCACATGCGTGCAGACGCCCAGGCACACTCTGCGTGCGGCCCGCCCTGGGCGTGCCGACGAGGAGCGAGTTCCT
This window contains:
- the LOC108634805 gene encoding ubiquitin carboxyl-terminal hydrolase 17-like protein 6: METLVGLVCRAPGAASEHGGGACPAPFNVLAGGRGCRASAAGADALRGPSVPEGPSPAVGRPQRGDLAPGSAGLAPGQKVALSWRGPWGVGAGLQNLGNTCYVNAALQCLSHTPPLASWLVSRQHATLCPAGSSCTLCAMRAHVTRALLHAGEVIRPRKDLLAGFHRHQQEDAHEFLMFTLNGMQQGCLSASQPSGHASEDTSVVRQIFGGTWRSRIQCLHCLGVSDTFDPHLDVSLDITAAQSVEQALRELVKPEKLEAENAYDCGVCLRKVPATKRLTLHSTSQVLVLVLKRFTQLSGAKRAQEVRYPQRLDVQPYTSEGKAGPLGYVLYAVLVHSGWSCERGHYFCYVRAGNGQWYKMDDAKVTACDETAALSQSAYVLFYAREGAWEGGAGGGAAAPLGADPADPGQPAGDASGRAPGSQESPGDTEAEGMSLEQWRRLQEHNRPKPALELRKIQAALPAGAVVIHRSRPGGGRNRPPPAPPAQEHHRLDRPSTDTPPPGPTDVGHGPCASGRARATKGRNKKPRPSLGLWR